In Providencia zhijiangensis, a single window of DNA contains:
- the kdpB gene encoding potassium-transporting ATPase subunit KdpB, which produces MKNQKTQLFGSKLVRQSTIDAIKKLTPQAQWRNPVMFVVYIGSIITTLLWIAMVAGYSEGNAWFSGMVTLWLWFTVLFANFAEALAEGRSKAQAQSLKGVKQQSRATKLATASLDAPQEMVSSDQLRKGDIVLIRAGETIPCDGEVIEGGASVDESAITGESAPVIRESGGDFSSVTGGTRVLSDWLIVECTVNPGETFLDRMISMVEGAQRRKTPNEIALTILLTALTIIFVLVCATLYPFTLFATEYAGAGGAVSIIVLIALLICLIPTTIGGLLSSIGVAGMSRMLGANVIATSGRAVEAAGDVDVLLLDKTGTITLGNRQASEFLPLSGVSEQQLADAAQLSSLADETPEGRSIVVLAKQKFNLRERDIHAMNATFVPFSAMTRMSGVNVGERMIRKGSADAIRRYVEANHGKFPVEADKLVEQVAQTGGTPLVVVDSQTVLGVVALKDIVKGGMKERFAQMRAMGIKTVMITGDNHLTAAAIAAEAGVDDFLAEATPEAKLALIRQYQSEGRLVAMTGDGTNDAPALAQADVAVAMNSGTQAAKEAGNMVDLDSNPTKLIEVVHIGKQMLMTRGSLTTFSIANDIAKYFAIIPACFAVTWPQLNALNIMQLHSPASALLSAVIFNALIIVFLIPLALKGVNYRPMSSQSLLQRNLSLYGLGGLIVPFVGIKLIDMFISLFGI; this is translated from the coding sequence ATGAAAAATCAAAAAACACAATTATTTGGTAGCAAACTGGTTCGCCAATCGACAATTGATGCCATTAAAAAACTGACACCACAAGCACAATGGCGTAACCCAGTTATGTTCGTGGTTTACATCGGCAGTATTATTACCACTTTATTATGGATAGCGATGGTCGCTGGCTATAGTGAAGGCAACGCTTGGTTTAGTGGCATGGTCACTTTATGGCTATGGTTTACTGTGCTATTTGCCAACTTTGCAGAAGCTTTAGCGGAAGGTCGTAGTAAAGCGCAAGCTCAGAGTTTAAAAGGCGTAAAACAGCAAAGCCGAGCAACCAAGCTGGCGACTGCCTCTCTCGATGCACCGCAAGAAATGGTCAGTTCAGACCAACTGCGTAAAGGCGATATCGTCCTGATCCGCGCAGGGGAAACCATCCCTTGTGATGGTGAAGTGATTGAAGGTGGCGCCTCCGTAGATGAAAGTGCGATCACCGGTGAATCCGCCCCCGTGATCCGTGAATCCGGTGGAGACTTTTCATCGGTCACGGGGGGAACTCGCGTACTCTCTGACTGGCTGATCGTCGAATGTACGGTTAACCCAGGCGAAACATTCTTAGATCGCATGATCTCCATGGTAGAAGGCGCACAACGCCGTAAAACCCCCAATGAAATCGCGCTCACTATCTTATTAACCGCACTGACCATTATCTTTGTTTTAGTCTGTGCAACGTTATATCCATTCACCTTGTTTGCTACTGAATACGCGGGTGCCGGTGGTGCAGTCTCTATCATTGTGTTGATTGCGTTACTTATCTGTCTGATCCCAACCACCATTGGCGGGCTACTATCTTCCATTGGGGTTGCCGGAATGAGCCGTATGCTGGGTGCCAACGTGATTGCCACCAGCGGGCGCGCCGTGGAAGCAGCGGGAGACGTTGATGTCCTGTTACTGGACAAAACGGGTACCATTACCCTCGGAAACCGTCAAGCCTCTGAGTTTTTACCGTTAAGTGGTGTCTCCGAGCAACAATTAGCGGACGCCGCTCAACTCTCCTCTCTAGCGGATGAAACCCCTGAAGGGCGCAGTATTGTGGTGCTGGCAAAACAGAAATTCAATTTACGCGAACGCGATATCCACGCCATGAACGCCACCTTTGTGCCCTTCTCCGCCATGACTCGCATGAGCGGTGTCAACGTCGGCGAACGCATGATCCGTAAAGGTTCTGCCGACGCTATTCGCCGTTATGTTGAAGCTAACCACGGCAAATTTCCTGTCGAAGCCGATAAACTTGTTGAACAAGTGGCGCAGACAGGGGGAACACCGTTAGTGGTGGTTGATAGCCAAACGGTGCTCGGCGTCGTGGCGCTCAAAGACATCGTCAAAGGCGGCATGAAAGAGCGTTTTGCACAAATGCGTGCGATGGGGATCAAAACCGTGATGATCACGGGGGATAATCACCTGACCGCGGCAGCAATCGCCGCAGAAGCAGGCGTGGATGATTTCCTCGCTGAAGCCACCCCAGAAGCAAAACTGGCGCTGATCCGACAATATCAATCGGAAGGGCGCTTAGTGGCCATGACCGGAGACGGTACCAACGATGCCCCTGCATTAGCACAAGCGGATGTGGCGGTTGCCATGAACTCGGGTACGCAAGCGGCGAAAGAAGCCGGTAACATGGTGGATTTAGATTCCAACCCAACCAAGCTGATTGAAGTCGTGCATATCGGTAAACAGATGCTGATGACTCGCGGTTCATTGACCACATTCAGTATTGCCAACGATATCGCCAAATACTTCGCGATTATTCCAGCCTGTTTTGCGGTCACATGGCCACAACTCAATGCCTTGAATATTATGCAGTTGCACTCACCAGCTTCGGCATTGCTGTCGGCGGTTATTTTTAATGCCTTGATTATCGTGTTCTTAATTCCACTGGCATTAAAAGGGGTGAATTATCGCCCAATGAGTTCTCAATCACTTTTACAGCGTAACTTGAGCCTGTATGGGTTAGGTGGCTTGATTGTCCCATTTGTGGGGATCAAACTTATCGATATGTTCATCAGCTTGTTTGGTATTTAA
- the kdpA gene encoding potassium-transporting ATPase subunit KdpA, with amino-acid sequence MATYAFLLIASFLLVLMLLAKPLGNFIAYLIDGDMPRAIAKSESVFWRLSGIKQVGRDLPEMNYWQYAIAILLFNLLGFGLLFVILMCQGSLPLNPQHYPGMSWDLAFNTAISFVANTNWQSYSGENTLSYLSQMVGLTVQNFLSAATGIAVVFALIRAFSRHGSKTIGNAWVDLARITLYLLLPLSIIFALFFVSQGVIQNFSPYVLSNNLDSAPQLLPMGPVASQEAIKLLGTNGGGFFGANSSHPFENPTALSNFVQMLAIFLIPTALCFAFGRTVCDNKQGHALLWAMAIIFVIAAAVVIHEEYVGNPFLGELHASSTANLEGKENRFGTLGSALYAVVTTAASCGAVNSMHDSYTALGGMVPMWLMQIGEVVFGGVGSGLYGMLLFVLLAVFLAGLMIGRTPEYLGKKIEVREMKMVALAILVTPTLVLLGTTISLMTEAGRAGILNPGAHGFSEVLYAFSSAANNNGSAFAGLSANTPYYNVMLALAMFLGRFGVIFPVLAIAGSMAVKKPQAASLATLPTHGPLFIGLLIMTVLLIGALTFVPALALGPIAEHLQIWLAA; translated from the coding sequence ATGGCCACCTATGCGTTTTTATTGATCGCCAGTTTTTTACTGGTTCTTATGCTGTTAGCAAAACCACTCGGCAACTTTATTGCTTATCTGATTGATGGTGATATGCCGCGTGCTATTGCCAAAAGTGAATCGGTATTCTGGCGATTAAGCGGAATCAAACAAGTGGGGCGCGATCTCCCTGAGATGAATTACTGGCAATATGCCATCGCCATTTTGCTATTTAACCTACTGGGTTTTGGCTTACTATTCGTTATTTTAATGTGCCAAGGCTCATTACCGCTCAACCCCCAACATTATCCGGGAATGAGCTGGGACTTAGCTTTCAACACAGCCATTAGTTTTGTGGCTAATACCAACTGGCAATCTTATAGCGGGGAAAATACCCTAAGTTACCTGAGCCAAATGGTCGGGTTAACCGTACAAAACTTCCTTTCGGCAGCCACAGGGATCGCCGTCGTGTTTGCACTTATTCGTGCATTTTCACGCCACGGCAGCAAAACGATTGGTAATGCTTGGGTTGATTTAGCGCGTATCACGCTGTATCTCCTGCTGCCATTATCCATTATTTTCGCTTTATTCTTTGTCAGCCAAGGGGTTATTCAAAACTTCTCCCCTTATGTTTTGAGTAACAACCTTGATAGTGCGCCACAACTGTTACCAATGGGGCCTGTTGCGTCCCAAGAAGCCATCAAATTATTGGGAACTAACGGTGGCGGATTCTTTGGGGCTAACTCATCTCACCCATTTGAAAACCCAACGGCATTAAGCAACTTTGTTCAAATGCTGGCTATCTTTCTTATTCCAACGGCACTTTGCTTTGCTTTTGGTCGTACCGTTTGTGATAACAAACAAGGTCACGCCCTGTTATGGGCAATGGCGATTATTTTCGTGATTGCCGCCGCCGTTGTGATCCATGAAGAATATGTCGGCAACCCATTCTTAGGCGAGTTGCACGCAAGCAGCACCGCTAACCTTGAAGGAAAAGAGAACCGCTTTGGTACATTAGGATCTGCGCTGTATGCCGTTGTCACCACCGCGGCATCTTGTGGTGCAGTCAACTCAATGCACGATTCTTACACTGCATTAGGTGGCATGGTCCCTATGTGGCTAATGCAAATAGGTGAAGTGGTCTTTGGGGGCGTCGGTTCAGGTTTATACGGTATGTTGCTGTTTGTTTTACTTGCTGTGTTCTTAGCGGGATTGATGATTGGTCGTACTCCTGAATACCTCGGTAAAAAAATCGAAGTACGTGAAATGAAAATGGTGGCACTGGCCATCCTTGTCACTCCAACTTTAGTGCTACTCGGTACCACTATTTCACTAATGACCGAAGCAGGACGCGCCGGCATTCTTAACCCGGGCGCTCACGGATTTAGCGAAGTGCTATATGCCTTCTCATCCGCCGCTAATAACAACGGCAGCGCCTTTGCAGGATTAAGCGCGAACACGCCGTATTACAACGTGATGCTGGCATTAGCTATGTTCCTTGGGCGTTTCGGTGTGATTTTCCCAGTATTAGCGATTGCAGGCTCTATGGCAGTAAAAAAACCACAAGCCGCCAGCCTTGCAACATTGCCGACACACGGTCCACTGTTTATCGGTTTATTAATCATGACTGTTCTTCTCATTGGTGCACTGACTTTTGTCCCTGCGCTTGCGTTAGGGCCAATCGCAGAACATCTGCAAATTTGGTTAGCGGCATAA
- the kdpF gene encoding K(+)-transporting ATPase subunit F: MSLLSISGAVLVVVLLVYLIYALLNAENF; this comes from the coding sequence ATGTCACTACTTTCCATTTCTGGGGCAGTTCTTGTTGTTGTACTGCTGGTTTATCTGATTTATGCCCTGCTCAACGCGGAGAATTTCTGA
- a CDS encoding YbfA family protein, whose amino-acid sequence MSTYQEYSRNQVLLRRTAAVTAGIIAFPVMVFYPKRARFYSYLHKVWAKTSDKPVWLASSEVTMESHR is encoded by the coding sequence ATGTCCACATATCAAGAATATTCCCGTAATCAGGTACTTTTACGCCGCACTGCTGCTGTAACAGCTGGCATTATTGCGTTTCCGGTTATGGTTTTTTACCCAAAAAGAGCAAGATTTTATAGCTACCTGCATAAAGTCTGGGCTAAAACAAGCGACAAGCCTGTGTGGTTGGCTAGCTCAGAAGTGACGATGGAAAGCCATCGTTAA
- a CDS encoding C69 family dipeptidase — translation MILFKKCVIALSINIALISSGLACTTLLAGSEATNDGSLIIARSADSSALKAQHFVIHPAKKNQSGIYSTKEHNGANNFTYPLPKNSLRYTTVPNWKTQLHGATGFNELGVGVSGTESIFASPKALAFDPYVEETGITEDDIPDVLLSRAKTAREAVEILGNIIETQGAGEGFGVAVVDKNELWYLETGTGHQWMAQKIAKDKYFATGNQGRLQAFEVNNPDMLGSKNLVEFAVEKGLYNPAKDGAFNFSKAYTRDDERDRDYNDPRVWIIQQQFNPSLKQDIADGRNFAPFLTPEKKVSVEEAKAMLRNHFEGTEHDPYTNGLNGKEPWRPISVFRTYEAHVMQVRPELPQEIGEVTYVGLGMADLTAFVPFYSGLEVYPKHYGIGTDKADSDSIYWKYRKLQTLVMTDYPKLAPIVKKAYQEWEAKTALEQKAMEVNYLKMAKTDKAAANKMLNKFNLDVMASAEKLTEDLTNQLFTIRTEDIQSDIFFANKSKKD, via the coding sequence ATGATTCTATTTAAAAAATGTGTTATCGCATTGTCAATTAATATCGCATTAATATCATCGGGATTGGCTTGTACCACTCTGCTTGCGGGTAGTGAAGCCACGAATGATGGCTCGTTAATTATCGCGAGAAGCGCTGATAGCAGCGCATTAAAAGCTCAGCATTTTGTCATACATCCAGCAAAGAAAAATCAATCCGGAATATACAGTACAAAAGAACATAATGGTGCTAATAATTTTACCTACCCATTACCAAAAAATTCATTGCGATATACAACTGTGCCAAATTGGAAAACACAATTACATGGTGCGACAGGATTTAATGAATTAGGTGTAGGAGTCAGTGGTACTGAATCTATATTTGCTTCTCCTAAAGCATTAGCGTTCGATCCCTATGTTGAAGAAACTGGAATTACCGAAGATGATATTCCAGATGTACTTCTTTCCCGCGCAAAAACAGCCCGTGAAGCGGTGGAGATTTTAGGTAATATTATTGAAACCCAAGGTGCTGGTGAAGGTTTTGGTGTTGCTGTCGTCGATAAAAATGAACTGTGGTATTTAGAAACGGGAACGGGTCATCAATGGATGGCTCAAAAAATTGCAAAAGATAAATACTTTGCAACGGGTAATCAGGGGCGTTTACAAGCGTTTGAGGTGAATAATCCCGATATGCTAGGTTCTAAAAACCTGGTTGAATTTGCAGTAGAAAAGGGGTTATACAACCCAGCTAAAGATGGCGCATTCAATTTTTCTAAAGCCTATACGCGTGATGATGAGCGTGATCGTGATTATAACGATCCGCGGGTTTGGATCATTCAGCAGCAGTTTAATCCATCGTTAAAACAAGATATTGCAGATGGTAGAAATTTTGCTCCTTTCTTAACACCAGAGAAAAAAGTCTCTGTCGAAGAAGCGAAAGCCATGTTACGTAATCACTTTGAAGGCACGGAACATGACCCGTATACCAATGGCTTAAACGGAAAAGAGCCATGGCGACCAATCAGCGTATTTAGAACTTATGAAGCGCATGTGATGCAAGTTCGTCCAGAGCTACCTCAAGAAATTGGTGAAGTGACATATGTTGGTCTAGGAATGGCGGATTTGACCGCGTTTGTTCCTTTCTATAGTGGGTTAGAGGTTTATCCAAAACATTATGGTATTGGGACAGACAAGGCAGACAGCGATTCTATTTATTGGAAATACCGTAAATTACAAACATTAGTGATGACGGACTACCCTAAACTGGCGCCTATTGTGAAAAAAGCCTACCAAGAGTGGGAAGCAAAAACGGCGTTAGAGCAAAAAGCCATGGAAGTGAATTACTTAAAAATGGCGAAAACAGATAAAGCCGCCGCCAATAAAATGCTTAACAAGTTTAATCTGGATGTGATGGCTAGTGCTGAGAAGCTCACTGAGGATTTAACTAACCAACTTTTCACTATTCGAACTGAAGACATTCAATCTGATATTTTCTTTGCGAATAAATCGAAGAAAGACTAA
- a CDS encoding type 2 GTP cyclohydrolase I: MHNFKLEELINDELKVSEIQDYAPNGLQVEGRPHVKKIVTGVTACQALLDEAVRLNADAVIVHHGYFWKNEPAIIKGMKRNRLKTLLANDINLYGYHLPLDAHPVLGNNAQLAHIMGVQVNGNIEPLMPFGFFDQPITPAELTERLENRLGRKVLHCGDNAKEEIRQIAWCTGGGQGFIMQAAEFGVDAFVTGEVSEQTIHIAREMGIHFYSAGHHATERYGIKALTEWLNDNHEVDATFIDIDNPA, from the coding sequence ATGCATAATTTTAAGTTAGAAGAACTGATTAACGACGAGCTGAAAGTCAGTGAAATCCAAGACTATGCCCCAAATGGATTACAAGTAGAGGGTCGCCCTCATGTTAAAAAAATCGTGACAGGCGTGACAGCTTGCCAAGCATTATTGGATGAAGCGGTCAGACTCAATGCCGATGCGGTGATTGTGCATCATGGCTACTTTTGGAAAAACGAACCGGCCATTATCAAAGGTATGAAAAGAAATCGCCTAAAAACATTGCTGGCGAATGACATTAACCTGTACGGTTATCACCTACCATTAGATGCTCACCCAGTATTAGGTAACAATGCGCAACTGGCCCATATTATGGGTGTGCAAGTCAATGGCAACATTGAGCCACTGATGCCATTTGGCTTTTTCGACCAACCCATTACCCCCGCGGAATTAACCGAGCGTTTAGAAAATCGCTTAGGGCGTAAAGTATTGCATTGTGGTGATAACGCCAAAGAAGAAATTCGTCAAATTGCATGGTGTACTGGCGGTGGCCAGGGCTTTATTATGCAAGCGGCAGAATTTGGTGTAGATGCGTTTGTGACAGGGGAAGTGTCAGAGCAAACCATTCATATCGCAAGAGAGATGGGGATCCATTTCTACAGTGCAGGGCACCACGCAACAGAGCGTTATGGGATTAAGGCGTTGACGGAGTGGTTGAATGATAATCATGAGGTGGATGCAACGTTCATCGATATAGACAACCCCGCTTAA
- a CDS encoding Bcr/CflA family efflux MFS transporter, whose protein sequence is MERVLSLSLAIALMMFPQIVETIYSPALTDIAAAFQVNAEQASQTLSLYFFAFAFGVVFWGRMCDVIGRRPTILLGLFLYGIASVSALFVSHFYGLLLLRMLSAFGAAVGSIGTQTMMRDSFQGHKLAKIFSVMGIALAISPALGMIFGASLVWLGSYRAVFMGLALLASILLLWSCYKLPETKPQNVIKTPFLTTFLHMLGDKRILQNVILIAFFNINLFSYYQLGPFIFEQLTFNQQQFGLTGILLAFGVGLGSLINRTLLAKTWSPEKLVKLASGLSIVSSGLVYLLQGHIGFVLPIMGIVVGYGIAIPNILAHALDHYQDRKGTAGAILGLFYYLGLALGLMAAGEVQNLGLVLTTSSLILLLTALKYRT, encoded by the coding sequence ATGGAACGCGTACTTTCATTATCTTTAGCAATAGCGCTAATGATGTTTCCGCAAATTGTCGAAACCATTTATAGTCCAGCGTTAACGGATATTGCGGCTGCATTTCAGGTGAATGCCGAGCAAGCCTCTCAAACGCTGTCGCTCTATTTCTTTGCTTTCGCTTTTGGTGTCGTATTTTGGGGCAGAATGTGTGATGTGATTGGGCGTCGTCCCACTATTTTGCTGGGGTTATTTCTATATGGTATTGCCTCTGTAAGCGCACTTTTTGTCTCGCATTTCTATGGGTTACTGCTACTGCGTATGTTATCTGCGTTTGGTGCTGCGGTAGGTTCTATTGGCACACAAACCATGATGCGAGACAGTTTCCAAGGTCATAAATTAGCCAAAATTTTCTCCGTGATGGGCATCGCCTTAGCGATAAGCCCTGCACTTGGGATGATTTTCGGTGCCAGCTTAGTTTGGTTAGGTAGTTACCGAGCCGTTTTTATGGGTTTAGCGTTGTTAGCTTCCATACTTTTGTTATGGTCATGTTATAAGCTTCCAGAGACCAAACCACAGAACGTGATCAAAACCCCATTTTTAACCACGTTTTTACACATGTTAGGGGATAAACGAATTCTCCAAAATGTGATATTGATTGCATTTTTCAACATTAATTTATTCAGTTATTACCAGCTTGGCCCCTTTATTTTTGAACAATTAACGTTCAACCAACAACAATTTGGTCTGACTGGGATTCTGTTAGCGTTTGGTGTCGGTCTCGGTTCACTGATTAATCGCACATTATTGGCGAAAACGTGGTCACCAGAAAAACTCGTTAAACTGGCAAGTGGGCTCTCTATTGTCAGTAGTGGTTTAGTTTATCTGCTACAAGGTCATATTGGGTTTGTGCTACCAATTATGGGCATTGTGGTGGGCTATGGGATCGCAATTCCGAATATTTTGGCGCACGCTCTGGATCATTATCAAGACAGAAAAGGCACCGCCGGCGCAATTTTAGGTTTGTTTTACTATTTAGGATTAGCTCTCGGATTAATGGCCGCCGGCGAGGTTCAAAACCTAGGGTTAGTGCTAACCACGTCAAGCCTAATACTGCTCCTTACCGCACTAAAATACCGAACTTGA
- a CDS encoding AraC family transcriptional regulator yields MAWLLQTDEFQTHWYDAPVLGIAAQMGQHDSGAHTHEMGQLLFTQQGCIRISLENNISLLPPGRVAWIPPFTRHRAQMRASVGYRSVYLSQEYAQQISDQVCILSISPLLRELLERIAVAPFESDWREGRLARLLPVFIDELQYATEEPTLLSLPQDRRFKSLDLERLPPPLNQLAQTVGASEKTITRIFLKETGMSYQAWRQQWRFIKGIELLSQEKTYGFITQELGLTSDSAFISFFRKMSGMTPREYSGESSKKNSVKIES; encoded by the coding sequence ATGGCGTGGTTATTACAGACGGATGAGTTTCAAACTCACTGGTATGATGCCCCCGTATTGGGGATTGCAGCCCAAATGGGGCAACATGATTCAGGAGCGCATACCCATGAAATGGGGCAGTTGTTATTTACACAACAAGGCTGCATTCGTATTAGTTTAGAGAACAACATCTCGTTGTTACCGCCAGGGAGAGTTGCATGGATCCCGCCATTTACACGCCATCGAGCGCAAATGCGTGCTTCGGTGGGCTATCGGTCTGTTTACTTAAGCCAAGAATATGCGCAGCAAATCTCTGATCAGGTGTGTATTTTAAGTATCTCTCCTTTGCTTCGAGAGTTATTGGAACGCATCGCGGTGGCGCCTTTTGAGAGTGATTGGCGAGAAGGGCGATTAGCAAGGTTACTCCCTGTTTTTATTGATGAATTACAATATGCAACAGAGGAGCCCACGCTACTTTCTTTACCTCAAGACAGACGTTTTAAGTCCCTTGACCTAGAACGACTGCCTCCGCCTTTGAACCAATTAGCTCAAACGGTTGGTGCCAGTGAGAAGACCATTACACGAATTTTTCTAAAAGAGACTGGAATGAGCTACCAAGCGTGGCGACAACAATGGCGATTTATCAAAGGGATAGAGCTATTATCGCAGGAGAAAACCTATGGATTTATTACTCAAGAGTTAGGTTTGACCAGCGACAGCGCATTTATTAGTTTTTTCCGCAAAATGAGTGGGATGACACCCCGGGAATACAGCGGTGAATCGAGCAAGAAAAATAGCGTAAAAATAGAGAGTTAA
- a CDS encoding citrate synthase encodes MADNKAKIMTGSKGDFELDILSPTIGQDVIDVRALGSKGFFTYDPGFTSTASCESKITYIDGDKGVLLHRGFPIDQLATQASYLEVCYILLYGEAPTQEQYNTFKNTVTRHTMIHEQITRMLNGFRRDSHPMAVLCGVTGALAAFYHDALDVNNPRHREITAYRLLSKMPTVAAMCYKYSIGQPFVYPRNDLSYAGNFLHMMFSTPCEEYVVNPVLERAMDRILILHADHEQNASTSTVRTAGSSGANPFACIAAGIASLWGPAHGGANEACLRMLEEIQTVEHIPAFIERAKDKNDSFRLMGFGHRVYKNHDPRATVMRETCHEVLNELGLNDSLLEVAMELERIALNDPYFIEKKLYPNVDFYSGIILKAMGIPSSMFTVIFAIARTIGWIAHWNEMHDEGLKIARPRQLYTGYDRREFSSELDKK; translated from the coding sequence ATGGCTGATAACAAAGCTAAGATAATGACTGGAAGTAAAGGTGATTTCGAACTAGACATCCTAAGCCCGACCATTGGCCAAGATGTTATCGATGTACGAGCTTTAGGTTCTAAAGGGTTCTTCACATACGACCCCGGCTTTACTTCTACCGCATCCTGTGAGTCAAAAATTACCTATATCGATGGTGATAAAGGCGTTCTACTCCACCGTGGTTTCCCAATTGATCAACTCGCCACTCAAGCCTCATACCTTGAAGTCTGTTATATCCTGTTATACGGCGAAGCACCAACCCAAGAACAGTACAATACATTTAAAAATACGGTGACTCGCCACACCATGATCCATGAGCAAATCACTCGCATGCTTAATGGTTTCCGTCGTGACTCTCACCCAATGGCAGTTCTGTGTGGGGTAACAGGTGCTCTAGCAGCGTTCTACCACGATGCATTAGACGTTAATAACCCTCGCCACCGTGAAATCACCGCTTACCGTCTGCTGTCTAAAATGCCGACCGTTGCAGCGATGTGTTACAAATACTCTATCGGACAACCTTTTGTTTATCCTCGTAATGATTTATCTTATGCGGGTAACTTCTTGCACATGATGTTCTCTACACCATGTGAAGAATATGTGGTTAATCCAGTACTTGAACGCGCAATGGACCGTATTTTGATCCTGCACGCTGACCACGAACAAAACGCATCAACCTCAACAGTTCGTACCGCAGGTTCTTCCGGCGCTAACCCATTTGCGTGTATTGCAGCAGGTATCGCATCTCTGTGGGGGCCAGCTCATGGTGGTGCTAACGAAGCCTGCTTACGTATGCTTGAAGAGATTCAAACTGTTGAGCACATCCCAGCATTTATCGAACGTGCGAAAGATAAGAACGACTCTTTCCGCCTAATGGGCTTCGGTCACCGCGTTTATAAAAACCATGACCCGCGCGCTACCGTTATGCGTGAAACTTGCCATGAAGTCCTGAACGAGCTGGGTCTAAATGATAGCCTGCTTGAAGTGGCCATGGAATTAGAACGTATCGCACTGAACGACCCGTACTTCATTGAGAAGAAACTGTACCCTAACGTTGACTTCTACTCAGGTATCATCCTGAAAGCAATGGGTATTCCATCTTCAATGTTTACCGTTATCTTCGCAATTGCACGTACCATTGGTTGGATTGCACATTGGAACGAAATGCACGATGAAGGTCTGAAAATTGCACGTCCTCGCCAACTGTATACTGGCTACGACAGACGCGAATTCAGCTCTGAGTTAGATAAAAAATAA
- the sdhC gene encoding succinate dehydrogenase cytochrome b556 subunit, with protein MGKIVKKQRPVNLDLQTIHFPITAISSILHRVSGVITLIAVGILLWLLGTSLSSPEGFQYASEIMTGFFAKFILWGILTALAYHICGGIRHMLMDFGCVDETLAAGNSSAKITFVITVILAILAGILVW; from the coding sequence GTGGGCAAAATTGTGAAAAAACAAAGACCTGTCAACCTTGATTTGCAGACGATTCACTTTCCGATTACTGCAATATCGTCGATCTTGCACCGTGTCTCTGGCGTCATTACTCTCATCGCAGTTGGTATTCTGCTTTGGTTGCTAGGGACTTCTCTCTCCTCTCCAGAAGGTTTTCAATACGCGTCTGAAATAATGACTGGCTTTTTTGCTAAGTTCATTCTTTGGGGGATCTTAACAGCGCTGGCATACCACATTTGTGGTGGTATTCGTCATATGCTGATGGATTTCGGTTGTGTTGATGAAACCCTTGCTGCGGGCAACTCATCCGCAAAAATTACATTTGTAATTACTGTAATTCTGGCAATTCTGGCGGGGATCTTAGTATGGTAA
- the sdhD gene encoding succinate dehydrogenase membrane anchor subunit, translating to MVSNASALGRTGIQDWLLIRGSAIVIVLYVLYIVGFVAINDITYEVWRGFFASSVTKVFTILTLFSILVHAWIGMWQVLTDYVKPLAIRLVLQLAIVVGLLAYLIYGTIVVWGA from the coding sequence ATGGTAAGTAATGCATCAGCTTTAGGCCGTACTGGTATCCAGGACTGGCTGCTAATTCGTGGTTCGGCGATCGTTATCGTCCTCTACGTACTCTACATTGTTGGCTTCGTAGCAATTAATGATATTACCTATGAAGTATGGCGTGGCTTCTTTGCCTCCTCTGTGACCAAAGTATTCACTATCCTCACATTGTTCTCGATTCTTGTGCATGCCTGGATTGGTATGTGGCAAGTACTGACTGACTATGTTAAGCCGCTGGCGATTCGCTTAGTGCTGCAACTGGCCATTGTGGTTGGTTTGCTGGCTTACTTAATTTACGGAACAATTGTTGTGTGGGGTGCATAA